The nucleotide sequence GCCATGCGGAACGCTCTCCATGCCATCCTCGTGAAAGTCTTAAGTGTAAAAATGCGGCATAAAAGAACCATGTAATTAATGCCCATACTTCTTTTGGATCCCAGCCCCAAAAGCGATCCCAGGCTTGTTGTGCCCAAATCATAGCAAAGATAAGCGCACCGAGCGTAAACACTGGGAATCCAATCGCTACGGAACGATAAGATATTTCATCAATTAGATCTGGATTAACCTTTTTCAATAACGGTTGAATAACAGCTCCCACTCTTTTTCTAGCAATTAATCTTGCGAGTAGGTATAAAACCGCTCCAGTTATCATAGACCATAACAATGTATTAAATTTACGTGCGGCGTCTTCGCCTTTCATCCAGGTTGGTGCCTCAAACAATGGAGAAGCCACATCCGTTGTCAGTAGTTCGCTGTCATGCGGACCAACAATGGAGGGAAGTTCATAAGTGGTCGTGATCGGTTCTCCATCTACATCAAACTCGTATTCTGCTTGATATCCTAACCCACTATAGATAGAAACAATTAAAACGAAACCAATAACAGAAAAAATGGAATACAAAATAATTTCCAACCATGTTGTTTTGGCAGATCGTTTTGTTTGGTCTATTTGGCTAATCAGATAAATAAGACCAGCTGCAAAGCTAACTGCTAAAATTGCTTCCCCTAAAGCGGCTGTTGTTACGTGAATATAAAGCCAGTGACTTTTTAATGACGGTACTAAAGGAGAAATTTCAGTTGGAAACATACTCGCATAAGCGATAATTAATATTGCCACAGGAAGCGCAAATAGTCCGAGAATATTTACTCGATATATAAAATAGATAATAATGAACGCAAATACGAGCATCATGCCAAAGAAAGTTGTGAACTCGAACAAGTTACTGACCGGTGCATGTTGACTAGCAATCCACCTTGTTATAAAGTAGCCAATTTGGGCAATAAACCCGATGACTGTTAACGTAATTGCTATTTTCCCTGCAGTATTTTTCGTTCCATCTGCCCGTTTATCCTTGATCGTACCAGCGAAAAAAAATGTTGCAATTAAATATAAAACGAATGCAGCATACAATAAATTACTACTGATTGATGCGAGATCTCCCATTTTTATCCTCCTTCAAAGCGAACAACTATTATTTTTTAATTTCCTGTTGGTCTTCTACCATGTTAATATTTGTTCCTTCGATGATTTTTCCTATATCTTTTTTAACCCCGTAATAATTTTTATTCGTGTGACCTGCTACTAGTAGACCTGTTCCAGTTGGATGTATCCAAATCCGTCTATGATGCCAGTACATGCCTTGTATAACACCGATCATAAAGATAAGACCACCAAGTGCAATAAATGGTATGGTGTAGTCTCTTTTTACCGTTAATCCTGTAACATCTCTCATTTCAAACTCTTCAATTCCTACCTTATATTCATTGTCACCAGACGGCACATTGCGGCCGATTGCGGCAAAACTAACTTCCGGTTCTGTTTCATTTGGAGGATAGACAAAAAAGACAAAGGCAGGATTTTTCGGATATTTTGACTGAGATCTCGGTTCTCCATCATTCATGTAATATTCCGGAAAATACTGATCAATCACAACACGGAAACCGTTGTCCAATTCATATTCTGATTCGGGATTCATTAAGTCAATTTTGAAGGTACCTAGTGCTTTTTCCTCTGAGTCATCCGTCCGATGAACACGAAACGTCATAGACTTAAATTCATTTAACTGATAATTAGATTGATATAAAGCAAACCCATCAAATTTTAAAGGATGGTTCACTTTAATACTATCCTCTTTTAAAGCTTCAAGCTCTGGCTCAGCACCAGGAATATCCGCATTTGTATTTTCATAAAC is from Radiobacillus kanasensis and encodes:
- the ccsB gene encoding c-type cytochrome biogenesis protein CcsB — encoded protein: MGDLASISSNLLYAAFVLYLIATFFFAGTIKDKRADGTKNTAGKIAITLTVIGFIAQIGYFITRWIASQHAPVSNLFEFTTFFGMMLVFAFIIIYFIYRVNILGLFALPVAILIIAYASMFPTEISPLVPSLKSHWLYIHVTTAALGEAILAVSFAAGLIYLISQIDQTKRSAKTTWLEIILYSIFSVIGFVLIVSIYSGLGYQAEYEFDVDGEPITTTYELPSIVGPHDSELLTTDVASPLFEAPTWMKGEDAARKFNTLLWSMITGAVLYLLARLIARKRVGAVIQPLLKKVNPDLIDEISYRSVAIGFPVFTLGALIFAMIWAQQAWDRFWGWDPKEVWALITWFFYAAFLHLRLSRGWHGERSAWLAVGGFAIIMFNLIAVNLILAGLHSYA